In Candidatus Kapaibacterium sp., one genomic interval encodes:
- a CDS encoding response regulator produces the protein MNRPYVLVVDDNKITTKLLKRYLEANGYEAGEAFDGIECLEKVDARMPDAIVLDVMMPRMDGYETVSKLKENGDTRHIPVVIVTALNDIPNQLKSIESGGDDFLSKPIEEKLLVAKVKLMTNLNLANKELNKYKSLLNDLVDGKISKDDAKKALEL, from the coding sequence ATGAACAGACCGTATGTATTAGTTGTAGATGATAACAAAATAACTACGAAATTGCTTAAACGCTATCTCGAAGCAAATGGATACGAAGCCGGTGAGGCTTTTGACGGAATTGAGTGTTTAGAGAAAGTGGATGCAAGAATGCCCGACGCCATAGTCTTAGACGTGATGATGCCACGAATGGACGGGTACGAAACGGTTTCCAAATTAAAGGAGAACGGCGACACAAGACATATTCCCGTGGTTATTGTCACCGCTCTAAATGATATTCCGAATCAATTAAAATCTATCGAATCCGGTGGCGACGATTTCTTGAGCAAACCAATCGAAGAAAAGTTACTTGTTGCAAAAGTCAAATTGATGACTAATTTGAATCTGGCAAACAAAGAACTTAATAAGTACAAGAGCCTCTTAAATGATTTAGTGGACGGCAAAATCTCGAAAGATGATGCTAAGAAAGCTTTAGAACTGTAA